One region of Fragaria vesca subsp. vesca linkage group LG4, FraVesHawaii_1.0, whole genome shotgun sequence genomic DNA includes:
- the LOC101314559 gene encoding uncharacterized protein LOC101314559: MKKIRFLKEGRFRRKMWMVIAVTVVKVVTGDVEEGACSTVKVNTDGETGPLLKLVKLTKSGLLLFVFGKSVSPDVVGIVLRIVQSGESGSSASLLWCNRIFPIQATL; encoded by the exons ATGAAGAAAATTCGGTTTCTAAAAGAAGGAAGATTTCGGAGGAAAATGTGGATGGTGATTGCGGTAACGGTAGTGAAG GTTGTGACAGGTGATGTGGAAGAAGGTGCTTGCTCTACTGTGAAGGTGAATACAGATGGAGAGACAGGTCCTCTTCTTAAGCTGGTTAAGCTGACAAAGAGTGGTTTGCTTCTCTTCGTTTTCGGCAAAAGTGTTTCTCCTGATGTCGTTGGGATTGTTTTGAGGATTGTTCAGTCTGGGGAATCAGGGAGCTCTGCTTCACTCCT TTGGTGTAATCGCATTTTCCCAATCCAAGCTACTTTGTAG